One genomic region from Leptospira inadai serovar Lyme str. 10 encodes:
- a CDS encoding citrate/2-methylcitrate synthase, translated as MSDFVELKVGDQVHRIPLITGTDGKKGIDIRELHDKTGLTSYDPGFFNTAYAQSKISRRDPNTGDLHYRGYDVAELVHYSTFVETSYLLIYGELPDEKQLKEFSTKLSKHSLIHEDMINLFDGFPGKAHPLAILSVMVSSLSSYYQDEYEEYLDRGIDQAARLLAKIRTIAAFSYKKMIGQPFVYPVDRHPYCTNFLYMLFSLPSVKYQPSEDHDRILNQLWILYADHEQNVSNTTVQLIGSTQANIFASISSAISALWGSREGGRQVAAVELIEDIIKSKLSVPEYFERFTKGEVHFHSTGFGHDAYKAKSKRSTIAQKLFSDFYKQKKLDPIAEIALQVDEHLSKDSFFIQKNLYPNLEFYSAVLFHSLGIPKELFTAMQAIGKLPGWLAHWREQRLSGDYSKVRPRQIYTGHSPRKYKQILER; from the coding sequence ATGAGCGACTTCGTGGAATTGAAAGTTGGGGACCAGGTGCACCGGATTCCGTTGATTACGGGAACGGACGGAAAGAAGGGAATCGATATTCGTGAACTACACGATAAAACGGGTCTTACTTCGTACGATCCTGGATTCTTCAATACCGCCTATGCGCAGAGTAAAATATCCCGACGAGATCCGAATACCGGGGATCTTCATTATCGCGGTTACGATGTTGCCGAATTAGTCCATTATTCCACCTTCGTGGAAACCAGTTACTTACTCATCTACGGCGAGCTTCCGGACGAAAAGCAATTAAAGGAATTTTCCACTAAGCTCTCCAAACATAGCTTAATCCATGAGGATATGATCAATCTCTTCGACGGATTTCCCGGAAAGGCCCACCCGCTCGCAATTTTATCCGTAATGGTCTCGTCTCTTTCCAGTTATTACCAGGACGAATACGAAGAATATTTGGACCGAGGAATCGATCAGGCAGCGAGACTCCTCGCGAAAATCCGTACGATCGCGGCATTTTCCTACAAGAAGATGATCGGCCAGCCTTTCGTATATCCGGTAGATAGACATCCGTATTGTACGAATTTTTTATATATGCTTTTTTCTCTCCCTTCGGTCAAGTACCAACCTTCCGAGGATCATGACCGTATTCTAAATCAATTATGGATTTTATACGCGGATCACGAGCAAAACGTTTCGAATACTACCGTGCAATTAATCGGCTCTACCCAAGCCAATATCTTTGCCTCGATTTCCTCCGCGATCAGCGCCCTATGGGGATCCAGGGAAGGCGGGCGACAAGTCGCGGCGGTCGAATTGATCGAAGATATCATCAAATCCAAACTTTCCGTTCCGGAATATTTCGAGCGATTCACCAAAGGCGAAGTGCATTTTCATTCCACCGGATTCGGGCACGATGCATACAAAGCCAAAAGCAAACGTTCCACCATCGCTCAAAAATTATTCTCCGACTTTTATAAACAGAAGAAGTTGGATCCGATTGCGGAAATCGCATTGCAAGTGGACGAGCATTTAAGTAAAGACTCCTTCTTTATACAAAAAAACTTATATCCGAATTTGGAATTCTACAGCGCCGTTCTGTTTCATAGTTTAGGAATTCCGAAAGAACTCTTTACCGCGATGCAGGCGATCGGGAAACTTCCGGGCTGGCTGGCACATTGGAGAGAGCAAAGACTTTCGGGTGATTATTCCAAGGTGCGTCCTCGCCAGATTTATACCGGTCATTCCCCCAGAAAATATAAGCAGATTTTAGAAAGATAA
- a CDS encoding AraC family transcriptional regulator, with the protein MFFLHFWIPFGTALSLLLATMELAKKRESKLPSGMFFLALLLASVESRLGLTLVPEALDKTWLWIFFFPSVWAIGPALLLISRNMVQFALDREISIGPHFLPAVFLLLGECLAILFLPEEFRKEGIYNAVHGNKIDFLTFVAVFGFIHQTAYSLLLWILFRRVSRETEIPLSSLVYTSLLVIITTIELCWLGYFLKSTDVLAVGASFQTLGIVLIFIFSSRYPSFFISLKTEIQQKRYERTQIAGVDLHAVQTRLQELMEVEKIYREEALKIQDLASRLLLSPHQLSRILNERYGKNFNEFVNGFRIEEAKHLLLEDEARTVLSIGYEVGFNSKSTFNAQFLKIAEMTPQEWRKKGRIS; encoded by the coding sequence ATGTTTTTTCTTCATTTCTGGATCCCATTCGGAACGGCACTTTCGCTTTTGTTAGCCACAATGGAACTGGCAAAAAAGAGGGAATCAAAACTTCCAAGCGGCATGTTTTTTTTGGCTCTGCTTTTGGCGTCGGTCGAGAGTCGGCTCGGACTGACTCTCGTTCCGGAAGCCCTGGACAAGACATGGCTCTGGATTTTCTTCTTCCCATCCGTTTGGGCCATCGGACCCGCTCTTTTGTTAATCTCGAGAAATATGGTTCAGTTCGCGCTGGACAGGGAAATCTCGATCGGGCCTCACTTTCTTCCCGCAGTATTTCTACTTTTGGGAGAATGTCTTGCGATCCTGTTTCTTCCGGAAGAATTCAGAAAGGAGGGAATCTACAACGCGGTCCACGGGAACAAAATCGATTTTCTAACGTTCGTCGCGGTCTTCGGGTTTATACATCAGACTGCATATTCGTTGCTTCTCTGGATTCTGTTTCGACGAGTCTCGAGAGAGACGGAAATTCCTCTTTCTTCTCTGGTTTATACGTCCCTGCTCGTAATTATCACGACGATCGAACTTTGCTGGCTGGGCTATTTTCTAAAAAGCACGGACGTACTAGCGGTCGGTGCAAGTTTTCAAACTCTCGGGATCGTATTGATTTTCATCTTCTCGTCCCGGTACCCGTCTTTCTTTATCTCCTTAAAAACGGAAATACAGCAAAAGCGCTATGAACGAACCCAGATAGCCGGGGTCGACTTGCATGCCGTTCAGACCCGATTGCAAGAGCTGATGGAGGTGGAAAAAATTTATCGGGAAGAGGCTTTGAAAATCCAAGATCTCGCGTCCAGGCTACTTCTTTCCCCCCACCAACTTTCCAGGATTTTAAACGAAAGATACGGCAAGAATTTCAACGAGTTCGTAAACGGATTTAGAATCGAAGAAGCAAAGCATTTGCTTTTGGAGGATGAGGCCAGAACGGTTTTGTCGATCGGTTATGAGGTCGGCTTTAATTCCAAATCCACATTCAACGCCCAATTTCTAAAAATCGCCGAAATGACCCCTCAGGAATGGAGAAAAAAAGGTCGCATTTCATAA